From the Paenibacillus sp. FSL H8-0548 genome, one window contains:
- the uvrC gene encoding excinuclease ABC subunit UvrC, with product MEHQQTDRELAEQQLAEAKATIRNKLALLPDQSGCYLMKNSEGVIIYVGKAKVLKHRVRSYFNGSHNGKTQRLVSEIRDFEFIVTSSNMEALILECNLIKQYHPRYNVLLKDDKTFPYIKITNEKHPKLEVTRRIVKDKGKYFGPYPNAYAAQQTKKLLDRLYPLRKCKTLPEKVCLYYHLGQCIAPCEFDVEQTEYDRMIQEISRFLNGGQDVVKIELQRKMEEAAENLEFERAKEFRDQLIAIDAVMEKQKITMSDALDRDVFGFAVDKGWMCVQILYMRQGKLIERHGSTFPYYGEAYDDFITFVTQYYSDNPALPKQILLPLPEELEHDEAEGAAKSEEDEAASSHADDVIASLHSWLKVKVLMPQRGRKSEVVTMATNNAKVMLDEKFRLIERDEERSVKASESLAGWLGLDAVHRIEAFDNSNIQGTNPVSAMVVFIDGKPDRREYRKYKVKTVQGPDDYETMREVIRRRYERVVKEELAPPDLIVVDGGKGQISAALDVLENELGLSIPVCGLVKDAKHKTAQLMTGDPAEIVPLPRDSQEFYLLQRIQDEVHRFAITFHREQRGKSMVESKLDSIPGIGEKRRKLLLKHFGSIKKIKEASVEDFRPLSIGDKLASQIIAALNEEEPS from the coding sequence ATGGAACATCAACAGACGGATCGGGAGCTGGCAGAGCAGCAGCTTGCAGAGGCAAAAGCGACGATACGGAACAAGCTAGCCTTGCTCCCCGATCAATCAGGCTGTTACCTCATGAAAAACAGCGAGGGCGTCATTATTTATGTGGGCAAGGCGAAGGTGCTCAAGCACCGCGTACGCTCTTATTTTAACGGCAGCCATAATGGGAAAACACAGCGTCTTGTATCGGAAATACGCGATTTCGAGTTTATTGTTACCTCTAGCAATATGGAAGCACTCATTCTAGAATGTAATTTAATTAAACAATATCACCCCAGATATAATGTTCTGCTGAAGGATGACAAAACTTTTCCATATATCAAAATAACGAACGAGAAGCATCCGAAGCTTGAGGTTACGAGGCGGATCGTCAAGGATAAAGGAAAGTATTTCGGTCCCTACCCGAACGCCTACGCGGCTCAGCAGACGAAGAAGCTGCTCGATAGGCTTTATCCGCTGCGCAAGTGCAAGACGCTTCCTGAGAAGGTGTGCTTGTATTACCATCTTGGACAATGTATCGCGCCTTGTGAGTTCGACGTAGAGCAGACGGAATATGATCGGATGATCCAAGAAATATCACGTTTTCTTAATGGCGGACAGGATGTAGTGAAAATTGAGCTTCAGCGGAAAATGGAGGAGGCTGCGGAAAATCTTGAATTTGAACGAGCCAAGGAATTCCGTGATCAGTTAATCGCTATCGATGCGGTAATGGAGAAGCAGAAGATTACGATGTCGGATGCGCTTGATCGTGATGTGTTTGGCTTTGCCGTGGATAAGGGCTGGATGTGCGTGCAAATTTTGTACATGCGGCAAGGCAAGCTTATTGAGCGGCATGGGTCTACTTTTCCGTATTATGGCGAGGCTTACGATGACTTCATTACGTTTGTGACCCAATACTATAGTGATAATCCAGCGCTGCCAAAGCAAATCTTGCTGCCGCTGCCTGAGGAGCTGGAGCACGATGAAGCTGAAGGAGCAGCAAAGTCAGAAGAGGATGAAGCAGCATCGTCGCATGCTGATGATGTGATTGCCTCGCTGCACAGCTGGCTGAAGGTGAAGGTGCTTATGCCGCAGCGCGGTCGCAAGAGCGAGGTAGTAACGATGGCGACGAACAATGCGAAGGTGATGCTAGATGAGAAATTCCGTCTCATTGAGCGGGATGAGGAGCGCAGCGTCAAGGCGTCAGAATCGCTCGCAGGCTGGTTGGGGCTTGATGCGGTGCATCGGATCGAAGCGTTCGATAACTCGAACATTCAAGGGACGAATCCCGTGTCGGCAATGGTCGTGTTCATCGATGGCAAGCCAGACCGCAGGGAATACCGCAAATACAAGGTGAAGACGGTTCAAGGACCAGATGATTACGAAACGATGCGCGAGGTCATACGGCGCCGCTACGAGCGTGTGGTGAAGGAGGAGCTTGCACCTCCTGATCTGATCGTGGTCGATGGCGGGAAGGGACAAATATCGGCTGCGCTTGATGTGCTTGAGAATGAGCTTGGCTTATCTATTCCGGTATGCGGCTTGGTGAAGGATGCCAAGCACAAAACGGCACAGCTCATGACTGGAGATCCGGCTGAGATCGTGCCCCTGCCCCGGGACAGCCAAGAGTTTTATTTGCTGCAGCGCATTCAAGATGAGGTGCATCGCTTTGCCATTACGTTCCACCGCGAGCAGCGCGGCAAGTCGATGGTCGAATCGAAGCTCGACTCGATTCCGGGCATTGGAGAGAAGCGCCGGAAGCTGCTGCTCAAGCATTTTGGCTCGATCAAAAAAATAAAAGAGGCCTCAGTCGAAGACTTTCGGCCTCTATCTATTGGGGATAAATTAGCTTCGCAAATTATAGCTGCTCTAAATGAGGAGGAGCCGTCGTAA
- a CDS encoding CPBP family intramembrane glutamic endopeptidase has translation MIDSIKPSEWKRFLWAAVACFIIYAGVEIYPMISSMISGELNMKVIEKSTAENRAAAFAEKETGIKVKSAKAVHQTDKIFYGYLSKNKLLETYSDKFDQSFPTDTYQVDLKFTNGNYGHVYVHMQSEKIVAWNLKVSGEELTEADKTKDIIAFLTAQSFSGIDFNNSQINSAGEWQGKASEKYSIEEAKLALTVDAISLNGRTVITKYKPAFVAPDDYISYVKNQDKIAGYLTGFGYFLMSFVLFVLAIIYAVLYRRFTSFKYGVILTIVYFITYLIMNLNVLDGIRASLGENEIAGQATMITAIFTVLLTIPMAASIYFSIVAGDALWKAQGRSLWPRFGQKGYGDYVWRSVGLAYLFAIILFAVQAVIFIGLKLSIGTWDTTDVTQSPYNIGILWLMPVLAWAAAISEEAVFRFFGIGLFRKWFKNTFAAALLPTLFWALGHVTYPFYPSSTRLIELIIIGLAFSFIFVRYGFITAMFTHAIFNSIAVGLSLLTIGQAPNIISAIFFSVLPVIIAFVLKYFSHKKEKKPPVTTAPPHLEQL, from the coding sequence ATGATTGATTCAATTAAGCCTAGCGAATGGAAACGTTTTCTATGGGCTGCTGTAGCTTGCTTTATTATTTATGCCGGAGTTGAGATTTATCCAATGATCTCTTCAATGATTTCCGGTGAATTGAACATGAAGGTCATTGAAAAATCCACAGCCGAGAACAGAGCCGCTGCCTTTGCTGAGAAGGAAACCGGAATAAAGGTGAAGTCAGCCAAAGCGGTACACCAAACCGATAAAATCTTTTATGGCTATTTATCCAAAAACAAGCTGCTTGAAACGTACAGCGACAAATTTGACCAAAGCTTTCCAACGGATACCTATCAGGTCGATTTGAAATTTACAAATGGCAACTACGGGCATGTATATGTTCATATGCAAAGCGAAAAAATTGTCGCATGGAATCTGAAAGTCTCTGGAGAGGAGCTAACTGAAGCCGATAAAACCAAAGATATCATCGCTTTTCTGACCGCACAAAGCTTCAGTGGTATCGATTTTAATAATAGTCAGATTAATTCAGCAGGGGAATGGCAGGGTAAGGCATCCGAGAAATACAGCATCGAAGAGGCTAAACTCGCTCTTACTGTCGATGCTATAAGCTTGAATGGTAGAACTGTGATTACTAAATATAAGCCTGCCTTCGTTGCTCCTGATGACTATATCAGCTATGTGAAAAATCAGGATAAAATAGCGGGTTACCTAACCGGCTTCGGCTACTTTTTAATGAGCTTCGTGCTATTTGTTCTCGCCATTATTTATGCCGTATTATACCGAAGATTTACATCGTTCAAATACGGAGTTATTTTGACCATCGTCTATTTTATTACATATCTAATCATGAATTTAAATGTGCTGGACGGCATTCGAGCCTCGCTCGGGGAAAATGAAATCGCTGGCCAAGCGACGATGATTACTGCAATCTTCACCGTTCTGCTAACCATACCGATGGCTGCATCCATCTACTTCTCGATCGTCGCGGGCGATGCTCTCTGGAAGGCGCAGGGCCGCTCGTTGTGGCCGCGTTTTGGACAAAAGGGCTACGGCGACTATGTTTGGCGCAGCGTCGGATTAGCTTATTTGTTCGCGATCATTCTATTCGCGGTGCAGGCCGTTATCTTTATCGGTTTAAAGCTATCGATCGGTACCTGGGATACAACAGACGTTACGCAGTCTCCGTACAATATCGGTATTTTGTGGCTCATGCCAGTGCTCGCTTGGGCTGCCGCTATTTCTGAAGAGGCTGTATTCCGCTTCTTCGGTATCGGATTATTCCGCAAATGGTTCAAAAACACGTTCGCTGCAGCGCTGCTGCCAACCTTGTTTTGGGCGCTTGGGCATGTGACCTATCCGTTCTATCCATCTTCGACAAGGTTGATCGAGCTGATCATTATCGGACTGGCGTTCAGCTTTATTTTTGTCAGATACGGCTTCATTACAGCGATGTTCACACATGCTATCTTTAACAGCATAGCCGTGGGCCTATCCTTGCTCACCATTGGCCAGGCACCAAATATCATCTCAGCCATCTTTTTCTCGGTGCTGCCTGTCATCATAGCTTTTGTACTGAAATATTTCAGCCACAAAAAAGAGAAGAAACCGCCAGTTACGACGGCTCCTCCTCATTTAGAGCAGCTATAA
- a CDS encoding YqzM family protein, whose protein sequence is MENVRDPREHYNEEPRHDLMDVVFGFGGMLGFMTVIFAAAVIVKFIIS, encoded by the coding sequence ATGGAAAACGTAAGAGACCCGCGCGAGCATTATAACGAAGAGCCTCGCCATGACTTGATGGATGTCGTATTCGGCTTTGGCGGAATGCTCGGTTTTATGACCGTCATTTTCGCTGCAGCGGTTATCGTGAAATTCATCATTTCATAA